Genomic segment of Notolabrus celidotus isolate fNotCel1 chromosome 1, fNotCel1.pri, whole genome shotgun sequence:
GAGGAGAAGGAACTGAAACCTGACACTTGTCTGGTAAACTTCCTGGTTGTCAGATTGGTGGTGATTGTACAGTGCTGCCATCAGGTGGTCACACAGAAACAACTCAACAGTTTCTGTGTACTGGAGTAGGGGAGAGGGAGACATACAGCTCCttctttctgttgtttcctTCATCGGACAGGAACAGAAGTTTTATACGTTTACAGTCACTCaggatgaaaataataatagtacaataaaataattattattattagcattattataaaagtaatagtaataatgacattattattattattaataataataataataataatttagtatatatatatatagtaataataaaaataacatgtattgttaatattattcaTGTTAATAACAATACGATTAATACAAATAACGATagttataatattaataacattactgttaaaaataataataataattataattattataatagtaaaaataacattactgaaaaatatataatctttgtttatatagcacttttcaaaacagtgttacacagtgctttataaataagaaataaaataaaatgttgaggaagacaaataaaatgaattgaaaacaatgttggaagaataaaaacaacaaaagattaaaacaatcaaaaaatctgaaatataaaaatataaaattaaaaaactgaACATGTACTAACTCAGTACATGTATCAAAATCTACTTCCATATCTCCATCCTTGTACACATACTGTCACAACTATACACCTTTAAAATAAGGTTAAAAGCAGCAGTAGATGAACATGTGAATACCTTGAAACAAACATATACTGACATGTACACAGATGTATTGATGATGTTCCATGTTATACAGTGTGAAGAAGATGTTCTATGTatgtgatacttttttttttctgttgaaaagTCTGTTTACCAAGCTATACAATTTATTGTTTCTAAAGATGGATGACTTCCCCTCATacacaaagtgaagccaaaatgtcCCCTGCAAATGTTGCTTTCACCTTCACTCAaacttttttcttgttgttgtgtttaccaGGTTATTGAGAAATTCATCAATGAGACGTGGTTTGATCGCTACCAGGAGCAGATCACCAAAAGCTCCCTCACTGCCATCTGGTCGATCGCTGTCTCCATTTTCTCTGTCGGCGGCATCTTTGGCTCCTTCTCTGTTGGACTCTTTGTCAACCGCTTTGGAAGGTACAGGAATAAAAATAAGTCGACACAACTTTAGGCCTTAACATGACTTCAACACTTAGATTTAAACGTTTTAACATTGAGATCGATGGGGATTGCCTCGACTTTAGACCCGGCCTCTAGTGGCCAATCAAGGAACTACAGTGTTTACGGCTCTGGAGTTTGCAGCTTGATGAAACCATATAACTATTTCAAGTATCCAAATATGATCATTTTATTCTCAGCTGTCCTGACTGCATCTCGGTCTCTGTTCCCTACAGGAGGAACTCCATGCTCATGGCCAACGTCCTGGCCTTCATCGCTTCTGCTCTGATGGGCTTTGCAAAGATGGCGAGCTCCTGGGAAATGCTGATCGCTGGTCGTTTTGTGGTTGGCCTATTCTCCGGCCTCTCCACAGGCTTTGTGCCCATGTATGTGGGTGAGGTTTCACCGACATCCCTCAGAGGAGCTCTGGGCACTCTCCACCAGCTGGGCATCGTGGTCGGCATCCTCATCGCACAGGCAAGTGGAGAGGAAGTATTAAAGTGAATTTATGTGAACTTACTGGATACTACGACTCCGTGGGGCAGGTTGTACTTGCATGTGCTGAATGTCTTTTGTGATTCTAGGTGTTTGGAATGGAGGCAATCATGGGCAACGATGATCTGTGGGGACTTCTCCTGGGATTCATCTTCATCCCTACAGTGGCGCAGTGCATCCTGTTACCTCTCTGCCCGGAGAGCCCGCGCTACCTGCTCATCAACAAGAACGAAGAGAACAAGGCCAAGAATggtgagagcacacacacacacatactcaagaGCTCACAGTGACCGTATCAAGATGCACCTTGTGAACAATCCTTCTTCATGTTCCAGTGCTGAAGAAGCTCAGAGGCACCACAGATGTGAGCGCCgacatgcaggagatgaaggaggagagCCGGCAGATGATGAGGGAGAAGAAGGTGACCATCCCGGAGCTTTTCCGCTCGCCTCTCTACCGCCAGCCGCTCTTGGTTGCCGTCATCCTTCAGCTGTCTCAGCAGCTGTCTGG
This window contains:
- the slc2a1b gene encoding solute carrier family 2, facilitated glucose transporter member 1 translates to MDSGKKITFPLMMSVGTAVIGSLQFGYNTGVINAPQNVIEKFINETWFDRYQEQITKSSLTAIWSIAVSIFSVGGIFGSFSVGLFVNRFGRRNSMLMANVLAFIASALMGFAKMASSWEMLIAGRFVVGLFSGLSTGFVPMYVGEVSPTSLRGALGTLHQLGIVVGILIAQVFGMEAIMGNDDLWGLLLGFIFIPTVAQCILLPLCPESPRYLLINKNEENKAKNVLKKLRGTTDVSADMQEMKEESRQMMREKKVTIPELFRSPLYRQPLLVAVILQLSQQLSGINAIFYYSTRIFEKAGVAQPVYATIGAGVVNTAFTVVSLFVVERAGRRSLHLLGLLGMAGSAILMTIALALLDQLKWMSYLSIVAIFSFVAFFEIGPGPIPWFIVAELFSQGPRPSAIAVAGFSNWTANFIVGMGFPYIEELCGAYVFIIFTVLLLTFFIFTYFKVPETKGRTFDDIAAGFRQSAGGGEKHSPEELNSLGADSQL